Part of the Musa acuminata AAA Group cultivar baxijiao chromosome BXJ2-7, Cavendish_Baxijiao_AAA, whole genome shotgun sequence genome is shown below.
CTTTGGTGGACCCCTGTTCCCCCATCCCTTTAAATTCCACCACCCTCCTTCCTTCCTCCCcccaaacctctctctctctctctctctctctctctgggggtAGCGGACAGAAGCTATTGATGGCGAAGAGCGGGAACGGACTGAGCAAGCTCAAGTGCATGATAAAGAGGTGGCACTCATCGAGCCGGCTGACGCGCACGGCCCCGTCAGCCGGCGGGGCCGCATCGTCGAGGTCGCAGGACAGGGAGGCGTGGCACTCGGCGTCGTTCCACGGGGACGAGGTCCCGCCGGGGTTCCAACCGGTCTACGTCGGCAAGTCGCGCCGACGGTACCTCGTCAGCGCCGAACTCGTCGGGCACCCGCTGTTCCGCGTGCTCGTCGAGAGGTCCGGCGGGCACGACGGCGCCGCTTGCGGGACCGTGGTGGACTGCGAGGTGGTGCTCTTCGAGCACCTGCTGTGGATGCTGGAGAACGCCGACCCGCAGCCCGAGTCGCTGGACGAGTTGGTGGAGTTCTACGCCTGCTGAGGCGGAGGAGAAGAGCTACCGCGGAGGACCTGACTCTCATGCCGCAGATCACAGTAGGGACTATTAGCCATAATTATAAAGGTAAAAGCTGCAACACTATCTTTCTTAGATGGTGCTCGAAAAATAAGAACAATGTGATGATTAACCAGCTCTAATTATCTTCCAGGGCATGGCTATGTGTGCTACAATTTTCTAATATGTTGTATAATCTTGCTTTTTTCTCTCCGAGCAATCTCAAGGGAATGTATATTTCATGTACATTTCAATGGAAAAACGAAGGTGGTGTTCATCTTTCTCATGGTCTTGCTGTCTTCTTCTTTGGGTGTTTTGACTGTGACATTGGAGGGAGAGGAAGGTCACAGGTCAAGTTGGACATGCACATGCAGAAACCTAATGTCCAATCAGAACTCCATATGTTGCAATCTGCAACCCACTTGTGTTGATATCATCCTTGTCAACCAGCTAAGAGAAAGCATGGTGTCTCACATTCACAAGACCTTGTCTTCTTCTTAGTTTATTTATCCCAGTTGTTCAACAAAGACAGCCATATCCATCATGTCTGGCTTCCAGATTATTACAAGAACATTAACATAAATGAAATGGTTCTTTCTTCCAAGTCCGAAGAAGATGACATCTCTCCTGAATCAGTAGAagattgcatgcatgcatgcatgcaagtgAAAACACACTGTGTAGGTGGGTGCAACCACCTGCACAAATTAAATGCCCAGCCATTCTTAAGCTACTAATGTGGTTGAACCTTCTAAGAATGAAAgctaaactctctctctctctctctctctctctctatgtaatGAGGAGGAGGGATTAGTTGAACCATGTAGGGCTGCCCATGTGCTGTGAAGCGAAGAAACCGAGGGGGTGGGGGTGGATTGGCTTCATCGAGTTCTTAACTCCAATTTACTTAAGCATCGATCTTAACATAATCCACATGTAATCCATATGACGTAGTAGGAATAGAGTGAGTTTTTGGAGGATTTCTTCCCTTCAACCTACAGCCAAACGACATCATTGAATCATTACCCGGAGCTTGGAGTAAATTCTATATTGTTCCTCACAACACACAGTTGATGAACTTGGAGGTCAACATGTCTAGGTCAGATAAGTCAATCGACTTGACCCAACAGTACAAATATCACTGATAGTGTATGGTGATCAACTTAATAagtttctctttttgtttttaaGGCCATATTGAATTATCAATCCTCCTGACATTCATTACATCGATAAATTCGATTTATGTACTAAAGGAAATTTTTATGAGTCCCATTGGGTTACTTTACCACCACTTGGTCTCCTTACACTAATATAATCTTCTATGTTTTAATATGACTGTTTTTGTAAGTTTAATTGTTTGATGCATTACTTGATCACATCTCTATGATCCCTTTTTAAGCAACTTGAGGTAATGATGTAAATGTAGGATTTTGTGCAAACATATCTGAATGCAGCATCTAAAAATGGCATTGCATGATATTATAGTTGACAAGTCtacaattgatatatatatatataatttgtgttGATCAAGGAAGAAAGATTTTAGAAGTTAAATATAGTTGAATATATGCATATGGGGATTGGACACCATCACAAATTAAAAGTTTATGCCCATTGAATCTGACTATCTTTTAGTTTACTGgtcatataatattattattcttaATATTTATCTTACACATGAAAGCTTAATTAAATTAGAAATGGGAGGATGTACTCCCAATCTTCTTGTGGTTTGCCACAGTTAAATTTGTCTTGGATCTGGGAAGAACTTGTGTtcatcttgaaaaagattttgGGTTTGATTTTTAATGAAGATGattgtttttttaataaattaataaatccatcttttattctaaaaaaaaaaaattttcatcagTTCCAAATTTTTGATGGGTTTCAAATATGCATTGAGCCTTTATTTTTACCATATATTTATCCTAATATTAGATTCAACCCCTT
Proteins encoded:
- the LOC135616214 gene encoding auxin-responsive protein SAUR76-like produces the protein MAKSGNGLSKLKCMIKRWHSSSRLTRTAPSAGGAASSRSQDREAWHSASFHGDEVPPGFQPVYVGKSRRRYLVSAELVGHPLFRVLVERSGGHDGAACGTVVDCEVVLFEHLLWMLENADPQPESLDELVEFYAC